The DNA segment catagatgggccaaaattatcattttgcacttgtagttacatctaactctttaagtacctttgatccctctaatgaacaataagtcatagtccaactatgaccaaacccctcttaggccaagagatggtgtggtgccacattgttcaagccttggaatcaacccttaaaggagcaatttatcaaCTTACCTAaacattggggaatgagtgaattccgttttgtgtagttgtgttcccagttccccaatAAGACAaattcctaaaatggtaggcttattgagtcgaagatctgaccactctcacttaTACAAATCAAAACACTACCTTCATAGGCATgagttcaaaactcactcaggattcaagtcatgtcactaatggtcatcttggtgaaatgtaagtatctatCATGaaaggtgttatataatgagactagtcatttcgtggtttgatcttatataaactcttttgtatagaatactcccgctcacatgtctccacatgaatgatcaatgatcaggatcaaataatttgtagcactttataacaattataacacctacaaaacaaaccgtattcgtagtgttaccaagataaggtatccaaccttttTTATCTgttacagactatttaggttatcacttaaacatgattcacctgtatctctccatgtttaagctacaaaagataaccttggatgttaatttattggtttgtgggttaatgctactaaatatcaaataaaacatctcatattttattaaataaataaaatgtttgtacattacaattacaaactacatgacccacgagatttagggcatcaaccccaacaatatcaccaatatcattaatattattcattttattgatatatacctAAGTCTTATCACTGATATACGGATATCACTAATAGCTATGACTATCATCAATAGCTTCAGTCAGTGGCTATCACCAATACCTTTTAGCtatggctatcaatgatagattttcaTAAAATGGAATTGACTTTTCATTGATATCATCGATATATGGGTATTACCTAAGTTCTGTTACCGATATCACTGATATCACTTGTATCGTAGTTATTAGTGATTGTTTCTATCAATAATAGCATGCTATCAAAGATAACTTTTGTCATTCATTTTTATCATCAAATAACATTTTAtcgttgatagcttctatcactagtaacatgctattagtgattaCTTCTAAGAATTCCACTTACACTTTAGTTCCAAATTCAactttatcaattaaattcactaagttggcttaTCAATGATAGGCTTCTATAAGTGGATATTAATTGTGAAAGAAACCATccaagattaagctatcaatgatataaaatattcgtggctatcactgatagacattcattagtgactatcaattttgaaagattaacactCAAAGCTATTAGTGACTATCATTGAGAAAGTTTTATGATGATTATCAATAAAAGAtctttatcactaatagacttctaccaCTGACATCTACCTAAATTTGATATCACTAATACATGAATATGGTTGATATCTATCTaagttctatcactaatatcactaataattgctattatcaatataaaaatatagaaatatttcaatttatgcCCTTCATTTTGGGCCATCTATGCTATTTTTTCAGGTTTATTTCTGATAGACATCATACTCTTCAAGTcctataaaaaggaaaaaaaaaatattaacatgTTTGATATCGTTCACATTTCTcaatttttgagaaataaatttgtttaataactattattgtttcttatttcaaacttttaagaaaCGTTATTAAAAAGATgcaaatttatggactaaaaaaagtagtttctttcaaatccattttcatttgctatttatatttaatgtttcgttatagtaatcaaatttgatgattggcttgttggtgttaagtcgaATTGGATACTTTCAAGTGTTGGGTACGAAACTAAGCCTCataattcttataaaaaaaaaaagcaaaaattagataaaggaaagaaaattaaaaaagaggaaaagaaagagaagaagcaaaaatcagataaagaaaagaaaagaaaaaaaaaaggaaagaagtaAAAGTCGAAGAAAGGAAAGATGCACGACAAAACAAGACAATAgagggaaaaattaaaaattaaaaaaaaattaaaaaattgattaaaccACGcttctatatttacaaatattttaaagaagtaatatatttttagatttctcCCTTATTTTATTACCTATTATAAATATCTTTTATATAATGATGGcaagtttaaagtttaaactTTAAAACTTTCATTTCGGtgtttgaattaaaaaaatgattggacaccattatttaatttgtagttttaaccttcttttttttttggctcCTATTTTCTCATTTTAGTGGTGGAGCTTGTGTTAGTGGTCAATTATTAAGttgaagatttttctttttctaatatgAGTTTCAGGATCTTTTTGGTCATGCACGAAACTTAGATATATCTTTTCAGTTGGCCTTGGACACACTCATTCCTTCTcccttttcttttataaagcTTAGAGAGTGTGTGTCACACATTTGAGATTCTTTTTATAAATACATCTCTTTTCTTACATTAGTTTTgtctttattaatattttttaaatattaatatatccTTATAATACTGACATGACAAGCAATAAATTGAGTAAAGTAGAGGGAATATTCATATTTCAATACTCTcgtattatttgaaattttagaacaaaatacaaaatttctcACTCAATCTTTTACAGTAAAATAATGTGATAAGGCCCATGTTATGCCTACCAAATCAGCATGTCATATGCTAATTGACATTTTGACTTGTTATACCTACTCATCAACATGTCATGTATAAAAACGACTTTCTTTGGAGTTCGAACACATAAGTTAACCTTATCAGTTTGATTATATGTctaaaattaagttatttttccAGATTCATTTAGTTGGGTGTTTATCTTTATCCTTGAAACTAACATACTGTGCATATGGCACTTTGGACTTTGTGTCTTCATAGGCAATGTGTCAATGTGATAATTACTTTTTAACTACTTTCAATCCTCATAATGTCCTTCATTTAATTCCATTCATGTttcaacttatttaatttatatcgTGGAAATTAACAATCTCTAGACCGGACAATATTATCTTAATTGCATTCGTGCACTTGTACAATATTCTTTATTCACATCATACGACCATCATACTTAATTGGATAACATTTCAAGTCATTTTATACTATCTTATGTACATGCTAATGTGATAGTGGTAAGACTACCCCTCACCAAGCGAGCAAACATCAAACAGACATATGTCCAAACATGCATATGTCAGTCAACAAGCTAAAATAAAGGTTGAGAGAGGTGTTAGAGATGCACTTAGTAGAGGTTAGATGGGGCCTTGGGACACAACTTCTAGTCTTGACCTACTAAATGACAAAATCATCATGATTGGAAGTTAAAAATTCATTGAGTCCAAATTGTGCCAAAAATTATTTCGGAACTAAAATACTTGAGGGACACATTAAGCTACTTATGACCTAGCTAGTTCTTTAGTAGTAATGATTCCTAAAGCATTTCGTGGCCCTGGTAAGCTAGTTATGGCTTAGCAATGTGGCAAGAATCATTCATTGTATCCACGAGATTCTTTTATGCTACTTTTGACCTAGTGAAAGTTTAGAGCTCATCCTATTGTAGGAGTGGGAAAAACTAAGCACCAAAGAACCAATTAGACATTACTTTAAAGCCCCAACTTGCAAGCTGATAAGAATTAATGTGATAAAAGTATTTTGAGGACCTTGACCTAGTGTAGAGTGAAGGTTGCACCACAGGACTTGGCTTAAGTAGAGGCAAGTTGATTAGAAGTCATGAAAGAGTTGAAATGCACGATAGGGATATCGATATGTATTATTGGTGAGAGCTAGACAAGTTGCAAGCATGTAAGTTACAAACATCCACTATTGAGATGAAATCCATGATGAGTGAAAGGATTCTTGATTATCACAAGGGAACAAAAAATTTAGGGTGAATGTTCAAGATAAGTCTCGTGTTGCAAGTCAAGTGAAGCTCGATTCGAGGTTGAAAGAACCTCTTTTAGGATCTAACAAAGTAAAAAgactcgaaaaaaaaaaaaaaagttacaatgCCGTCACATGATGTGAGTGATACCGCATGCAATCATTTATGTAAGTCTATGTCACATCACTAAGTAACACATGTTGCCATATATGCTAATTTTCTCTAATTAGTTTTGCAACCACTCCAACCAGTTGTCTCAACTAAGCTTTCAACTAATACTATCCCATCATTTTGTTCCGATATTGCAAGACGGTCATATATATCCTTAGCATATTGCAAGGTCTTATCAATCTCGCAATATGCTTAAGACTTCTAATTTTTGCAATATATGTCAATGGAAGAAGATGAGTGACAATAAGACATGGTTAATGAATTAGTAAAGGAAGATGGAGTTAAAAATGGTCgtgtaattaattattattaattttagatgTAATATAATTAGGTGGTATGAAAAATTTGATCGATTTCTAATATGAATAGAAAGAATACACATCAATTAtctctatttttttctatacaataaatatatatttcttttacaTCGTTCAAAATCGACACAAATCTTATTTATTTCGGTCAAATCTATCAATTTTATTTGACTACTTGGCACCTTCCCTAGAAAATGTGTTCGTGGAAATAGAAAATTTGTTTGGGTAAGAAGAAAGAATTTCGGGAAGGGAAGCAGCGCAAGACAATCTTGGTCAAGAAAAACCAAACTAAATATCATCAACCTCAGACAACAGAGAACAAGACCAAGCTTAGAAACAAAGAACAACTTCCGACAATTCAATCTCATTTTGATTTATGTGTCATTGAATTAAAAACAGAAATCCTAGATAATTCAATCTCATTTTGATTTatgttatatacatatataatcaTTTTTACGATGAGAGAATGGATGATTCGATTATCTCACTTAATGTGAACCAATTCTAGATCAatgaattcaaaaaatataGTAATGTCATAGCATCTTTGCGCAAAGGgaaaaatcatgaaattttgtaatattataataaaaaagattaaattatatacaatattatCAAACTTTGGAGTAAATTTCAATTATGCGTCTTAgattttgaaaagttttatttttactcttcaattttgattttttttaaaaaaatcttttattaaaataaagaatacaaaaggaTGTGATTAGTGATGTGTAAAAATTGAAAGAGATATTACTTACGACTATATGAAGATCGTTGTCATCATTTATTGCATCTCaaaatatgtatttaaaattatttatatcgTCAACTTTAACATATTAGTTGTTATATATGTCAATGTACGTGAATATGTCCTAAATTATAtaatagatatatattttttttctacagATTAAACCCAACATCAAGTTTTAATCGTATTTTAacggaagaaaaaaaaactctccaaAAATCTCAcaatttaagaaaaaacaaaaattctttTTATCCAAAAGAATAATTGAAATCTAACAAAAATTGAGATGTTGGTAAAATTAGATAAAACTAAACCGGTCacatgttataaaaaaaaaaaagtaattggGAGTAGAGCTCAATTCAAATAAGTCCTAATCATTGTATAAAAGATTATTCAAccctaaaaaggaaaataaaattctAGTTATTGTctctattaaattgattaatgttACTCGGTATgttcaaaataactttttttaaaaaaataaaaataaataaatccttTCAAAACTCTCACCGTTGCACGAGCCAAGAAGGGAAATGAATTCCTAATTTATCTTCCCGCCGTAATAATCCAGTGGGCAACCGCGGCGGAGGGACGTAGATTCTCTGATATTTACAGCGTGTTAGGGTTCTCTCATGGCGGAATTGTCTTCAAAAGAGGAGCTCATCCGGCTAATCAAGCGGTTCGGGAGTAATCTAAGTGTCAAACTCTCCAGTTTATTCTCCATATTGTTTCAAACCCAGGTTTGTTTTCCATTCCTTTCGTCTCTATTCATTCCGTCGCGTTTTGCAGTTAATTTTTGAggattttgttttcaaattctgCTTCTTTTTCTAGTTTTTGTAGTGACGGGTCTGGACTTTGTATGGAATGTTTACCACGATATTTCCGCATTGTTGTTATATAAAACGTTTTGGCTCGCTTAATTGATATGTTAATGCTGTAAAGTGTGTAGTAAGATTGTTTTCTTTCCTAATGTTCTAGCCTTCACTGTGGTAAATTATGACTGATGTTTGATGATTGTTTGAAATTGTCCAGAATCGAGAGCTGTAGCTATACTAATGAATGAAGTTGTCTTGCTTATGAGCAGTAATCTTAGACTCGATGATAGATGATGGTTTGATTTAGATATAAACATCGTCGTTCATATTAGTCTGCTATTGATAGATTGAATGCTAGAGGGTTTCTCTTTTCTCATTGTGTTCCTTCAAATAAAAGAGCTAATAGACAACCACTATGCCTACAAGGGTCATGCAAATAATAAAGTGCTTAGGAGAAATGAGCTCAAGTCATGGTAGTCACCTACCTAGGTTTTAATATCTTACCAGTCACCTTAGCAACCAAATGTAGTAGGATTGGAAGGCTGTCTTATGAGAATAGTCGAGGTGCGTGTAGGTTGGCCCCATtcaatgataataaataaataacatcgAAGAGCTTATAGACAAAACTTTGCCTTGGACTTGCCAAACAAAAGGGGCATTTCGAATGAGAATATCAACGAGGCCATAGAtttaacttaggatttaacaTTGTACGAGTTTTCTTGATAACTAAATGTAGTAAGGTTAGTTAGTTGTCCCATGTAAATTGTTGGGGTATGCAGAAGCGGGCACGaatactttgataaataaaattaaaaaataatgataataaatcaAAGAGCTTATAGACAAAACCTTGTACTGGACTAGCCAGACAAAGGGGACATTTTCAATGAGAACATTGACGAGGCCATGGATTCAATACAAGGAGGTTCCATGGCTTCAGAGGTGTAAACAAAAGTGCCTCCCGGAGGGAGATGAAACTCTTACTGTTTCTATAAAATTATGCCCAGGTGGAGAAATAGCTTGATTGTGGATGTTGGAGATGCTGACCATTAATGTGAGAAGTCCACTTAATGACCAGGGATAGAACCAAACTTTTCGTCTTTTTTTCCAAAGGTTGTATGctacaggaaaaaaaaaaaggtagaaaagatctctttccCAAGTGTCTAACGTAGGATCCTATCTCACTTGTAGAAAGTGTCAAAGTTTAATGGAAATTCACAGAAGAAGAATTTTCAACCGTAGTCTCTTCTCTTGGAATGGCAAAAGACATTGCTTTAACAAGTCATGGAACAAAATAATCTAATGAGTAATGACTATTTTGCAAGACTATTTCAGAATGGTAACATCAACATTAGTATCAATAAAAGGGGTTGCAAAATTGTCCAAAGAGGGATTGTAACCAATTATTCCCTAATTCACaattaaagataaaaaatgTTTGTGGGAGAGGGCAAAACTTCGGAGCCCAATGTCATTGTCAACATACTTGAAGATGAGTGAGAAGTAAAAAAGGAGAACGGGGTCTATAAACTTAACCTTGACAAAGTGTATCATTTGGTGATCAGATATTGTGGTTATTATTCTCAAGGAAAAGGCTTTATCTATGAATTGGGGTATGTATCGGAGGATGCCTTAGTAATACAATCTGCTTACTCATATTTAACGGGAAATTAAGAAGGAAGTTAAGTGCTTGAGAGAGTTGAGTTAAGACCAAGAGATCGTTTATTGCCTTCCTTCTTTGATGGCTTGAGCAGATACTAGATTGTTTTCAGGAGCCATGGAAACAAATTTTATCACTACTAGGGAGAACCTAATAGTTAATCATCTCAATTTGCAAATTACATtcctcttttcactctctttaagaaatgaaaaattacaGTTTATTCGACAGTCCTCAGAAGGAGCTTAGATGCATAAATTTGCAACAGTGAGGATCAATGTTTGTAGAGAAAATGGGTGGGCTAattgttagatgatatataattaaatttgccTTCATCCATaagcttaagcttttgggtcaacCGGTGATTCattatggtatcagagcaggttGATTCAGGAAGTCCTGTGTTCAAACCCCTACATTGTTGTTTTCTCCTCAATTAATATTGACTTCCACTTGTTGGGTTTTCTTCGTGTTGTAAGCCCACAAGTGAAGGggagtgttagatgatatataattaaattcgtCTTTATCCATAAgcttaagtttttgggtcaatcggtGATTTATTAGTAATAACTTCTCATTCATCTTTGGTAAGTAGCCTCCTACGTACATGGGACTTTCCATGGGAATGAATCCCTAAAGTAGACATATCTGAACGAGGAAGACTTTCCCTAATTCAAGTTTCCTTGctaatttttcaactttttacTTTATGTTCTTTAAAGCTCTAGTAATCCAACTAATAATGCTGGCAAGATCCTGAGGAAATTTCTTTTGAAGAGCCTGATTTAGGGGAGATTTAATTTGATAGACTTAAGGGAGTTAAGTTATCTGTGTTCTTCTGGCTGGTGTAACAAATATTCTATTACAAAGATGACAATTTAATGCCTTTTGTTCAAATTTGTTGCAGAATTTCCGATCTCTTAGTGCTATTGCGGGTTTTGCTCTTGCTGTAATCTTCTCATGGAAACTGTTAAAACCACCAAGTGAACATCATAGAAGGCAACGGAAAAGGCAAACTCCTGCAGCAGGCAACTCTGACATTGGCACAAGTTCAGATTCACAATTGATAACTTCTGGAACTTCTTCTCCTCCAGAGGATTCAGGTGCACAAAATGTTGACAATGAATTTTACCGGCCAGTAAAGGTTAGCGGTGCACAAATTGTGCTCTTTTACTATTTATTACTTGTTAATTACTTAATTTATAATGAGTGCCTGGTTTTGCCTCAGCCAACTTTGGAGCAAATTGTTAGACAGAAGCTTGGTGGTGGAAGAAAGGTAATGAAAACATATCTGATAATCTTGATATGGTGAAAGCTGGCAATGAGTTATGGATGTGTTAGTCTCATTGACCATACATCAATCATAGTTTTGTTACACCAAGAGCTTACCCATTGAAGTTGACCTTTCAtcttgtacaagtatataacaGTTCATAAATTGGCGCTGATTCCAAATTCTTGTTATTTTAGGTTACTTGTCGTCTTCTTGGAATAATTTTGGAGGAAAGTAGTCCAGAAGAGCTGCAGGTTGTAgtattttttctatctgtgtGTTTTGTTATGAAATTGTGTTTGAGGAAGCATAGGTTAGTATTAACGTTTGGTAATGTTTCTGACAGAATCAAGCAACTGTAAGGTCATCTGTCGTGGATGTGCTTTTAGTGATCATAAATTATTGTGATCTCTATTTGATGGAAAGAGCACTTGATGAGGAAAGTGAGGTGAGCCTACAATCCTCAGGAAGAACTTTTCACACGTCAGTGTATACTGTAAAATGCTCCTTCACTTAAAATGGTTGGTACAGAAGATTTGTGCTCTTTCTTTCTCTCGGTGTTATGCAGTCAAACCATgcacaaacttgaaaaaaataaaaagatcgTTTGccatttaaatatattgaaaagccAACCTGGAGGGATCAAAAAACTATTTCGATATAAAAACTGCTTTTTGGTACTCGGCTTTTATAGCAATCATTTCCATATATTTCTCGCATCTGACCCCGTTAATGAACACCTTGACAGGGCTATTATATTCGACTTATAGTTATGTTAGTTTTGAATTCTTAAAAATTTCTAGTACCAAAGTCCACTAtggattattttagtttttggtgGTCCTGGAGCTACAATCTACCTTGTTCGCTAAAACTCCAGGGTTTAAAGGCATTTCTTTTTGCAGTATCTTCATATACGATCACATTATTAGTTTTAATACTGAAAAAAATTTCTTGTGCAGAGAAAGGTTATAGTGGCTCTGGAAGATGCTGGTGTTTTCACATCAGGTGGCTTGATCAAGGATAAGGTTTGACCCATAATGAACTCTATTTATGCTAGGTCAAAGTTTCGACTGCTTATTCTCATAGTTTCCTTTTCCTTATAAGGTTTGATAAATTGATCCTAGTGTTCtaagttatatattatttacttGTTTTTTGGTTGCTGCAGTTTGTTGGGCGTTTAACATCCTTTTACCAATTACTTCTTTTTCTGATTACATTTCTTAACGCTTTTAGGATCCCTCCCCCATATCTGTATTGAGACCTCCAGTGAAATGCGAGAGAGAAGCTAGCTGAACTATGTCTACATGGATGAGTGGCTGGGtgttttaacttttttatattCTTGACATGGTCATCACTTTATAATTTCAGTTGCTTCTGGTAACTTATTTCACCTTAAATTTTGTACTTCTTTGTTTAGGTTCTCTTCTGTAGTACAGAAAATGGGAGGACATCGTTTGTTCGGCAACTAGAACCCGATTGGCATATTGACTCTGATCCTGAAATCGTTTCTCAACTAGCGGTATGTTTCCATATAATTTACTATGCCTTAGGGTGATCACACACGAAGTTCCAGTTATacatttggtttttaatttttgaaaattaagcttagaAACCCTACTTTTACCTATAGACCTTTTTGCTTTGTTGTCTATCATCTGACTATGTTTCCAAAAATCCAccccaagttttgaaaataaagtagtttttaagaacttgtttttatttatagaatttgactaagaatccAAATATTAACATAGAAAAATGAAGACTTTCATTTACAAATGGTGAGAAAACAAgctgatatttttaaaaaaccataAACTGTATTGAAAATTTACATATTATCCAAAATGAAACTGCCacattaatttgtttttatgcCACAGAGATTCATCAAGTGTCAACTTCACATATCTCAAGTGAAGCCTGAGAAGATGGCCTCCAATGTTTTCACCTCGGCATCACTGGAGCAGTTCTTTCAATGCACATAACACAGACCAGCAGAAGTATATATGTAAAATTTGTCTttcgttcttcttcttcttggatTTTACATGCATTATTCCTTTAAATGATGTTATCCGATTCAGCTTTCAGGAAAAATGCTCGATTTTGTTCAATAAAATCCCTCCCGGAAAAACTAAGTGCAAATTAGCTGTATGAATAGCAAATTGGATGAATGAGATCAAGTTACTACTTCCCCATCTTTAGGAATGATCCATTTTTCCATCTTAACTCTGGCTTGTAATGAATAATATTAGACAACATTTTACTGTAGGTTTTctgttctttttatttatttgtttttacaaTGTAAGTGAATCAGGAAAAGGGAAGGTTTGTGGATTTATATCGATGCATTCCGTatgaatgaattaattttgacaTCTCTTCATGTTATTCTCTCTTTTGAGGTCTCAATTTTACTATACTCATTGATAAAATCATATTTctgataaaaattataaataaaaaaagataaaaatatatttgaattgatAAATTAATGTTTTATATCTTTTAAATAAGTCAAAATATTTACCATTCATCTAAAGAAAGGCACGAGAGATTCACAATTAGGTGAAGACCGATGGAGGGGGCTGGAAACCCCAATGTGATATTGCTATTCACTCTTTTTATATCGATGTCAactttataaaaagaaaatcaaaataatatttttagacGTTGGtcctaaacttttttttaaagaagtatCTAATAAATTCAACCTCATAAATTctcaagaaatttaaaattttcaaacattaattgatctattataaattatttttttagaataaaaatctaaattttcaattgtgTTGGGTAGATTCCTCATTTAAGAACTTTTAAAAGCTCAAAACTTAGAACTTGTAAATTCGAGTAAAATAGATTTGCAATTTGAtctattttaaaataacaaatcACATTTGTAATTCAACctattttaaaataacaaatcACAGCTCAATGATGATATTAAGTAAAAATATGCGACTTTTAAtacatgaaagaaaactaaaatttcACTACATTAAATGTTTAAGGGGTGTTTGGCCCTCCAACTTCAAGTGGGTGAGATGAGTTATTATAACACACCCCATGTTTAGGACTCCAATGATAATATTGGTGGTTCTAACTATTATAACATACAATTAACTATAATATTACTATCTCAACTCCTACTTATTATAAAGTTCACTATTTCCTACTCatctatttttctctttattactGTGTTTACTacctaaactaaaatagtttgcatCTTAAAAcagattataataaccaactcaacaCCTCAAATAGTCcaataaacaagtaaattagTGCACTATGAATTGCTTCACCACGGTAATTCGAAAATAGCAATCAAAATctgcaaagaaaaaaatagaacggGGAAGGTTGCCGATATCTGATATGCTAACAAAACTGGAAATTACAAGTGCGTTTAACAAGAACACATGAGAACCAATAATCCACTTCCACTATACTAATAAGAGTTGTTCTAACATCTACAGCAGGATCTAATGTTAAGCATCGTCCATAACTTCCGTTTCATCATCAACCACCTCCACATCTACATTTTGATCTTCACTCTCATACTGCAATCCAAATCTCATGTTAGGTGCTATAAGTATTAGGTGACAAGGTATAAACTTGTAGTTGAAAGAaacaaaatcatatttaataagACTAATGACTAAACATTGGTTTGGTTCAAACTTTTTCATGTTCATGTTAGAAACTTGATTTGGTTTGGGATGTGCAGAAAAGTTTCAAGTATATCTATAGATTGAACGAGAAAAATGTAAGGTGATCTTCTTTCTAAAGTATTTTGCTAGAGAACTGAAGAAAAGTTGTGAAATTTTGAGAACTTGCTAACCCTTGAATGGTTGAATTCATGTATTGGAGGTGGTGGTGGAGGGGGAAGGAAAGGCAGGCTGCCTGACGCAGCCTCCTTTGTACTTTCCCTCGGTTCTTTCACTTCATTGCTGATTTCCAAGTCAATATCAACTTCCTCATCGACTGCATGGGCAGCCATGCTGGTTAATGGCACTACAACACCTGACTCTAGACCCCTAACCTGCAGATTTGGGGAATTAAGGGGAAGGATGAACAATGGAATTTATTGAAGTCATTTGCAACGTATGGAAGTTTCAAATTGATCTTGCAAGACAAAGGAGGGGGGATAAAATCCAGGTCTAGAAAACAACAATGTTGAACTATGGAAGAACGAATTAAATAGATAGTAGCACACTTCACACCGCCATAACCTATGGGCTTGTACTCCATATGTCATAAATAATCAGACATCCAAGCCTCGAACACATGGCACATAGTAAATtgtaaaaacaataaaaattcaTCAGAAAAATATCAGTCACCTTGTCTGCAGCAGAAACACTACTAGATGTCTTCCCCCTCTTCTGCCTGCTTTCGTTTGCTGTAGGTATCAGATCATTGATTTCATTGCCAACCGCCTCAATTTTGCTATACAT comes from the Benincasa hispida cultivar B227 chromosome 5, ASM972705v1, whole genome shotgun sequence genome and includes:
- the LOC120077087 gene encoding peroxisome biogenesis protein 22-like isoform X2; translated protein: MAELSSKEELIRLIKRFGSNLSVKLSSLFSILFQTQNFRSLSAIAGFALAVIFSWKLLKPPSEHHRRQRKRQTPAAGNSDIGTSSDSQLITSGTSSPPEDSGAQNVDNEFYRPVKPTLEQIVRQKLGGGRKVTCRLLGIILEESSPEELQNQATVRSSVVDVLLVIINYCDLYLMERALDEESERKVIVALEDAGVFTSGGLIKDKVLFCSTENGRTSFVRQLEPDWHIDSDPEIVSQLARFIKCQLHISQVKPEKMASNVFTSASLEQFFQCT
- the LOC120077087 gene encoding peroxisome biogenesis protein 22-like isoform X1; its protein translation is MAELSSKEELIRLIKRFGSNLSVKLSSLFSILFQTQNFRSLSAIAGFALAVIFSWKLLKPPSEHHRRQRKRQTPAAGNSDIGTSSDSQLITSGTSSPPEDSGAQNVDNEFYRPVKPTLEQIVRQKLGGGRKVTCRLLGIILEESSPEELQVNQATVRSSVVDVLLVIINYCDLYLMERALDEESERKVIVALEDAGVFTSGGLIKDKVLFCSTENGRTSFVRQLEPDWHIDSDPEIVSQLARFIKCQLHISQVKPEKMASNVFTSASLEQFFQCT
- the LOC120077087 gene encoding peroxisome biogenesis protein 22-like isoform X3; the encoded protein is MAELSSKEELIRLIKRFGSNLSVKLSSLFSILFQTQNFRSLSAIAGFALAVIFSWKLLKPPSEHHRRQRKRQTPAAGNSDIGTSSDSQLITSGTSSPPEDSGAQNVDNEFYRPVKPTLEQIVRQKLGGGRKVTCRLLGIILEESSPEELQVNQATVRSSVVDVLLVIINYCDLYLMERALDEESERKVIVALEDAGVFTSGGLIKDKDPSPISVLRPPVKCEREAS